One part of the Rutidosis leptorrhynchoides isolate AG116_Rl617_1_P2 chromosome 1, CSIRO_AGI_Rlap_v1, whole genome shotgun sequence genome encodes these proteins:
- the LOC139881894 gene encoding uncharacterized protein — MPCVQIYTNVCLDGVDTDSIFSDATKIVSQIIGRPEQFVMVILKGSVSISFEKNKEPAAFAEIIAMGGITSEVKKKLIFQLGTILLEKLSIPRTRFFVKVFDTTMATKYSRL; from the exons aTGCCTTGTGTTCAGATCTATACAAACGTCTGTCTCGATGGCGTTGACACGGATTCCATCTTCTCTGACGCCACCAAAATTGTGTCACAAATCATCGGCCGACCAGAACAA TTTGTGATGGTGATATTGAAGGGGTCAGTATCCATATCAtttgagaagaacaaagaacctgcAGCATTCGCAGAAATAATAGCCATGGGAGGCATTACATCTGAAGTTAAGAAAAAGTTGATATTTCAATTGGGCACAATTTTACTAGAAAAGTTATCTATTCCAAGAACAAGATTCTTTGTTAAGGTCTTTGACACAACTATGGCTACTAAATATTCCAGGCTCTAG